The following DNA comes from Cololabis saira isolate AMF1-May2022 chromosome 7, fColSai1.1, whole genome shotgun sequence.
tttttcttttcattttatgaatGTTAATGGCTATTACAAAAGTTGTTGCAACAAATATATATtcgtaaaagtagaaaaaaaattaaggatGAACAAATCTGGACTGAACCTAATGGACCGGACTTCCctcttatttttcattatgtttTTAGCTGCTTTTAAAAGCTAGGAATGGTGAAATAAgtaatttgttttatatatcCCAGACATCCCCACGATGTTATTGTGGTCTCCATAGTTTCTGAactatatttctatagtatttgTCCATAAGCAACTATACAATTTTGTGATGTAATCCTGCCATGAGAGTTGAAGGGTTTGGGAAACCAAAGTCTATGTTATATTTAAAGTATACTTAAGGCAATTGATgtgaaaaggaaaaatgttcatacatacataaatgcacAACAGTTAATGTGATTCTATAACTATACATTAACAACAGTACAAATGTATGTTGAACTGGGCAGTAGCTATCAAATGATTTTAAACATTTGACTAATTTTGTTTTATGAGATAAAATGCTGAGGAATAGTTGATTGTTGTTCATGAAGGAATGGACAAACAGGTCTCGACAGTTCAAAAAACCTTCATGGTATCTTATGACAGCGTAAGTGAAGCGCTTATAATACGACTAATAATCATTCAAAGTGCAAAATACTATCTTCTTGAAtttgaaaaggagggaaaaacgtattaaaacatttaaaatgtggCAACATTTATATTATCTATTACTGTTTAAAGACAAATCATATTTGAGCACAttttggacaaattaaagtattGCAGCTGAACTTCAATAATTGCCTCTGGGTGTCAGTACTACCACGTTGGAAAACCTTCAGCAGCACCGACCCTCCTCTTTCAAGGCTTTTGTTTCCGTCTGAACTGGGGGAACGGTGTTATAGAAACCAGAAAACGACACTATGGTTGGACGTTTCGTTAGTATGCCGTATTCAGGAGGCTTCTCATAAAACAATTGGGGAATTACGGGGATCCCGTTTGTTTTGGTGGATGGAAATGGAGACTACTACAAAGACTGGAAGGATGAGCTGCTTCTGGTGCGTTATTCATGTGGTCTTGCATCTGCTTTTAGGGAAACAGGCCCTTGCTCAGATACGGTACTCGGTTCCTGAGGAGGTTAAAGAAGGAACTGTTGTCGGCAATGTTGCGAAGGATTTGGGGCTAGACATCGGCTCTTTGACTGGTCGTCGATTTCGAGTTGTTTATGGAACTAAGGAAGCTTTCTTTGATGTAAACCAAGACAATGGAGCTCTGTATGTGCGCAAGAAAATCGACAGAGAGGAGCTATGTCAAGGAAGTGGGCAGTGTGTGATGGAACTGAAAGTTCTAGTTGAAAATCCGTTGGAAATGCACTATGTGACCGTGGAAATTACTGATGTGAATGATCACTCGCCTAGTTTTCCAGAAAAAGAACAGACATTTGATATAGGTGAGCAAACGCTGCCAGGGCGCCGGTTTGAACTACACGCTGCTCATGATCCCGATGCTGGAATAAACTCGATTCGAACCTACATGTTAACATCAAATGATCATTTCGAAATAGATATTCGGCAGAACGATGACGATAAAATTCCATTTTTAGTGTTGAAGAAATCATTGGACAGagagcacaaacacaaacactcacTACTGGTAACAGCAGTAGATGGAGGTAAACCACCGAGATCAGGCACTCTAAATGTTTCAATAACTGTTCTTGACACGAACGATAACCGTCCAATATTTTCCCAGGAGATGTACGAAGTTACAATATTAGAAAACGTCCCTCTTGGCACTACTATATTTAAAATGAATGCGACTGATCCCGATGAAGACTCGTACGGAGAAATCGAATACAGCCTTGGAAAAACACTCAAGCGTAAAgtctataatacatttgtactGGACAAATTAACAGGTGAAATCAAAGTAAAAGGAGCAGTGGACTACGAAGAAAATGACGTGTATAAACTCCAAGTGGAAGCGTCCGATAAAGGGAGCCCTCCACTCACTGGTGAGTGCAGAGTcgttataaatataaaagatgtAAACGACAATCCCCCTGAAATAGAAATCACATCACTCTCAGATACGGTGTCTGAAGACTCAAAAGTTGGCACTGTTGTTTCACTACTTAGTGTGACGGACAAAGATTCGGGGGTTAATGgcaaaataataacaacaataatgtcAGAAGGACCTTTTGAATTAAAACCGTCATATAAGGAAAACATATATTCAGTTGTAACCAAACAGTTACTGGATCGAGAGGAAGTATCTCATTATGAAATAACAGTAAAAGCCTCCGACTGTGGTGAGCCTTCCTTATCAAGTTTCAAAACTTTCACGATTTTGGTATCAGATGTAAATGACAACAGTCCACATTTCTCCCAAAGTCCATTGCAATTGTATCTGTCTGAAAATAATGTCGCTGGACTGCCAGTTTTCTCTGTAAGCGCAACGGACAGAGATTTGAATGAAAATGCAGCGATTTCATATCATATTGTGAGAGAAGGACGTAGGACGGATATACTATCTTTCCTAAACATTAAttcagaaaatggagaaatatcAGCGCTGAAAAGTTTCGACTTTGAAACTCTGAAAACTTTCCAGTTCCAAGTTGTTGCCACAGATTCTGGATCTCCGTCACTCAGCAGCAACGTCACAGTGAACGTGTTCATTCTGGACCAGAACGATAACGCTCCAGTCATCCTGTATCCAGTCAGCTCCAACGGTTCTGCTGAAGGTGTGGAGGAGATTCCCCGCAACGTGAACGCAGGACACTTGGTGACTAAAGTCAGAGCCTATGACGCTGATATAGGATATAACGGCTGGTTGCTGTTTTCACTGCAGGAAGTTAAGGACCACAGTCTGTTTGGTTTGGACCGCTACACAGGACAGATCAGAACACTCCGCTCATTCACAGAGACAGATGAGGCTGAACAGAAACTGGTCATACTGGTCAAAGACAATGGGAACGTTTCTCTCTCAGCAACAGCTACTGTGATTGTCAAACTTGTGGAGCCCAAAGAAGCTTTTGCAGCTTCTGATGTTAAAAGTCCAGCAAAAGATGATGGAGATAATAATGTGACCTTTTACCTGATGATCACTTTGGGATCAGTTTCAGTTCTTTTTCTCATCAGCATCATCGTGCTGATTGCAATGCAGTGCTCAAAATCCACAGAGTATACATCTAAATACTTACAGGAGACTAATTATGATGGAACACTGTGTCACAGCATCCAGTACAGATCTGGAGATAAACGGTACATGTTAGTTGGACCCAGAATGAGTATTGGATCTACTATAATTTCTGGCAGCAATGCGAACACGCTAGTGCTACCTGACAGGAGAAGTCAAGCTGTGGAGGTAAGACTTTGCAATGCTTTCATTTAAATAGTTTATGGTTTCTTGAGTGAAAATGGTTTTGGATACAGAGCAGTGTGTTGCTGATACAAAATGCATAACTTAAAAATTGTCTCCTTGGGTCATATAACTGGAATGAACATGAGATTGACTCCAttcacatttcttttctttttttttagtttgtttaaaaagtttgaaatGAAGAAAGAAGGAATGTATTTGATAGATAGACATCCCCACAATTATTTGGGGATCTTCTTAATACTTCATCAAGACTAGTGGTCCAGTTGCAAGTGCTCATCCAGTCTTGTGATGGACTACTGCCAAGATACCACATTACTTTTTACTCCCTGGCCCTGAAACTGAGAGGTGAAAGGTTTTGTGAACATTATTCTTCTCAAAATATCAGCCTAGTATTATAACGAAAACAGATGTATACATTATATTAACCCTTCAAGCGACACAGTTTAGTGGTGGAAGCGTTCCCTTAGTAGCCTagataaagtaaaaagtaaCTCTTTATATTGACATCAATAGGCTTAACTCGGCTTTacaaaatagctttacaaaatagctttgtttctctctttttgtgAACTGTGTGGTCCAAGTTTTGATACactttgtattgttttatttacacTGAAAGTAGCAATAATTTCACACAATTTACAAAATATACAGTTTTTCTGTCATTTCTGATCAGAAAAACAAGCCAAGTGGATTTCAACCTTCTGCGTTTTTTTAGCCTGCCGACTGTAGTtaggaagtaaaataataattataaaaaatcATTCCTATTCCAAAAGTCCTAAGTACTTTTTACTCGGGTGTGTTTATATAGGTCGTAGAACAggttagaaaaaaacaacattttcatcAAATTGCCTAATTCGTACTGAAAAAAAGACATGAGACACTATATTACCCATTTTTATAGCCTTTatactttaaaatacttaaCTGAAAAAACAGCCTATGGGTTTATAGTATTGTCTGCATGTTGTGATATAAAAATAGAAAGCTTATACTGTACATGTATGCACTGCTTTTCATATAATGCTATAACTATAATTTGATGTAAACAACCATTGTACTACATGCATGTTGTACTGGGCATATGAAATTCATTTTTAagcatttaattattattgaatTTCAGAAGACATGCTTTGGATAAATTATGACAAGTGATAATTAAAGGGACTAACAGATCTCCCTAATGGCTAAACAGATCTCCACTGGTCAAAACAAGCTCAGGACTTTGTAATAATTAGAGCTGATGTGAACAGCATATAATAAGATGAATCTGTACAagtgcaatatatatatatatatatatatatatatatatatatatatatatatatatatatatatatatatatatatatatatatatatatatatatatatatatatatatatatatatatatatatatatatgtgtgtgtgtgtgtgtgtgtgtgtatttcatttgaaaagagaagtaagcaagtgactaaattatataaaatatagAATATGTGTAAAATATGTTCATGTTCGAAATCCAATTATGTTTGGTTGCATTGTTGAAGATATTCATGTGGTGCAGTTCAACTTCAATAATTGCCTCTGGGTGTCAGTACTACAACGTTGGAAAACCTTCAGCAGCACCGACCCTCCTCTTTCAAGGCTTTTGTTTCCGTCTGAACCTGGGGTAACGGTGTTATAGAAACCAGAAAGCTACACTATGGTTGGACGTTTCGTCAGTATGCCGTATTCAGGAGGTTTCTCATAAAACATAATTGTGGAATTACGGAGATCCTCTTTGTTTTGGTGGATGGAAATGGAGACTACTACAAAGACTGGAAGGATGAGCTGCTTCTGGTGCGCTATTCATGTGGTCTTGCATCTGCTTTTAGGGAAACAGGCCCTTGCTCAGATACGTTTCTCGGTTCCTGAGGAGGTTAAAGAAGGAACTGTTGTCGGCAATGTTGCGAAGGATTTGGGGCTAGACATCGGCTCTTTGACTGGTCGTCGATTTCGAGTTGTTTCTGGAACTAAGGAAGCTTTCTTTGATGTAAACCAAGACAATGGAGCTCTGTATGTGCGCAAGAAAATCGACAGAGAGGAGCTATGCAAAGGGAGTGGGCAGTGTGTGATGGAGCTGAAAGTTCTAGTTGAAAATCCGTTGGAAATGCACTATGTTACCGTGGAAATAACTGATGTGAATGATCACTCGCCTAGCTTTCCAGAAAAAGAACAGACATTTGATATAGGTGAGCATTTGCTGCCAGGAAAGCGATTCCAGCTGCATGCTGCTCGAGATCCTGACGCTGGAAAAAATTCAATTCGTACCTACATGTTAACATCAAATGATCACTTCGAAATAGATATTCGGCCGAACGATGACGATAAAATACCATTTTTAGTGTTGAAGAAATCACTAGACAgagagcaaaaacacaaacactcgCTACTGGTAACAGCAGTAGATGGAGGTAAACCACCGAGATCAGGCACTCTAAATGTTTCAATAACTGTTCTAGACACGAACGATAACCGTCCAATATTTTCCCAGGAGATGTACGAAGTTACAATATTAGAAAACGTCCCTCTTGGTACTACAATATTTAAAATGAATGCGACTGATCCAGATGAAGACTCAAGCGGAGAAATTGAATACAGCCTTGGAAAAACTCTAAAGCGTGAAGTCTATGATATTTTCGATTTGGACAAATTAACAGGTGAAATCAAAGTAAAAGGAGCAGTGGACTACGAGGACACTAACATTTATAAACTAGATGTGGAAGCATCCGATAAAGGGAGCCCTCCGCTCACTGGTGAGTGCAGAGTcgttataaatataaaagatgtAAACGACAATCCCCCTGAAATAGAAATCACATCACTGTCAGATACAGTGTCTGAAGACTCAAAAGTTGGCACTGTTGTTTCACTACTTAGTGTGACGGACAAAGATTCTGGGGTTAATGgcaaaataataacaacaataatgtcAGAAGGACCTTTTGAATTAAAACCGTCTTATAAGGAAAACATATATTCAGTTGTAACCAAACAGTTACTGGATCGAGAGGAAGTATCTCATTATGAAATAACAGTAAAAGCCTCCGACTCTGGTGAGCCTTCCTTATCAAGTTTCAAAACATTCACAATTTTTGTATCAGATGTAAATGACAACAGTCCACATTTCTCCCAAAGTCCAATACAATTTTATCTGTCTGAGAATAATGTCGCTGGACTGCCAGTTTTCTCTGTAAGGGCAACGGACAGAGATTTGAATGAAAATGCGGCTATTTCATATCATATTGTGAGAGAAGGAAGTAGGACGGATATACTGTCTTTCCTAAATATTAATTCagataatggacaaatatccGCGTTGAAAAGTTTCGACTTTGAAACTCTGAAAACTTTCCAGTTCCAAGTTGTTGCCACAGATTCTGGATCTCCGTCACTCAGCAGCAACGTCACAGTGAACGTGTTCATTCTGGACCAGAACGATAACGCTCCAGTCATCCTGTATCCAGTCAGCTCCAACGGTTCTGCTGAAGGTGTGGAGGAGATTCCCCGCAACGTGAACGCAGGACACTTGGTGACTAAAGTCAGAGCCTATGACGCTGATATAGGATATAACGGCTGGTTGCTGTTTTCACTGCAGGAAGTTAAGGACCACAGTCTGTTTGGTTTGGACCGCTACACAGGACAGATCAGAACACTCCGCTCATTCACAGAGACAGACGAGGCTGAACAGAAACTAATCATATTGGTCAAAGACAATGGGAACGTTTCTCTCTCAGCAACAGCTACTGTGATTGTCAAACCTGTGGAGCCCAAAGAGGCTTTTGCAGCTTCTGATGTTAAAAGCGCAACTAAAGATGTCGAGGACGATAATGTGACTTTTTATCTGATGATCACTTTGGGATCAGTTTCAGTTCTTTTTCTCATCAGTATCATCGTGCTGATTGCAATGCAGTGCTCAAAATCCACAGAGTATACTTCTAAATATCTACAAGAGGCTAACTATGATGGAACACTGTGTCACAGCATCCAGTACAGATCTGGAGACAAACGGTACATGTTAGTTGGACCCAGAATGAGTATTGGATCTACTATAGTTTCTGGCAGCAATGCGAACACGCTAGTGCTACCTGACAGGAGAAGTCAAGCTGTGGAGGTAAGACTTTACAATGCTttcatttaaatatgttattgtTTCTTGAGTTTAAATGGTTTTGGATGCAGAGCAGTGTGTTGCTGATACAAAATGCATAACTTAAAAATTAGCTCCTTGGGTCATATAAGTGGAATGAACATGAGATTGACTCCAttcacatttcttttctttttttttagtttgttcaAAATGTTCGaaatgaagaaagaagaaatgtaTTTGATAGATAGACATCCTCACAATATTTCTGGGATCTTCTTAATACTAAACCAAGACTAGTGGTCCAGTTGCAAGTGCTCATCCAGTCTTGTGATTGACTAATGCCAAGACACCACATTCCTTTTTACTTACTGGCCTTGAACCTGAGAGTTGAAAGGTTTCGTGAACattatttttctcaaaatctcaGTCAACGATTATAACGAAAACCGATGTATACATTATATTAACCCTTCAAGCGACACAGTTTAGTGGTAGAGGCCTTCCCTTAGTAGCATAGATAAAGTTAAAGGTAACTctttatatttaaattttttaggCTTTACTCGGCTTTACAAAATAGCTTtaaaaaatacctttttttccctctctttgtGAATTCTGTGGTCCaagttttgataattttttttatggCTTTATTTACACTGAAAGTAGCAATAATTGCACACAATTTACAAAATACACAGTTTTTCTGTCATTTTTGATCAGAACAAAAAGCCATGTGAACTTCAAAGTTCTGTGTTTTTCAGCCTGCCAACAATAGTAAGTAAGTTAAATAATGATTTTTAAAAATCATTCCAATTTCCAAAGTCCTGAGTACTTTTTGCTCAGGTGTGTATACATAGATGGTAGAATGaggaagataaaaacaaaaattttaatCAAATTGCCTACTTCATACTGAAAAAAGGTCACGAGACACTATGTTTCACATTTTTATAGCCTTTATACTTTCTAATACATAAAACAGCGCGTGGATTAACAGTATTGCCTGCATGTTTCAATATAAAAATAGAAAgcgtatactgtacatacatgtatacaCTGCTTTTAATGTAATTCTGTAATTATAATTTCATGTAAACAACAATTGGACAACATGTATGTTGAACTGGACAGTATGGAATTAAATTTGAAGCATTTAATTATGACGAGAGGACATGTTGTGGATAAATTATGACAAGTGATAATTGAAGGGACAAACAAATCTCCCTAATGGCTAAACAGATCTCCTCTGGTCAAAACATGCTCAGGACTTTGTAATAATTAGAGCTGATTTGAACAGCTTATAATAAGATTCATCTATAAaattgcaatatatatatatatatatatatatatatatatatatatatatatatatatatatataggctatacaCTGTATATTTCATTTGAAAAGGAAAGTAAGTAAGTGAATTAATCATATAGAATATAGAATATCTATAAAATCTGTTCATGTTCGAAATCCAATTATGTTTGGTTGAATGGTTGAAGATATTCAACGTCAATAATTTCCTCTGGGTGTCAGTACTACAACGTTGGAAAACCTTCAGCAGCACCGACCCTCCTCTTTCAAGGCTTTTGTTTCCGTCTGAACTGGGGGAACGGTGTTATAGAAACCAGAAAACGACACTATGGTTGGACGTTTCGTCAGTATGCCGTATTCAGGAGGCTTCTCATAAAACATAATTGTGGAATTACGGGGATCCCGTTTGTTTTGGTGGATGGAAATGGAGACTACTACAAAGACTGGAAGGATGAGCTGCTTCTGGTGCGCTATTCATGTGGTCTTGCATCTGCTTTTAGGGAAACAGGCCCTCGCTCAGATACGGTACTCGGTTCCTGAGGAGGTTAAAGAAGGAACTGTTGTCGGCAATGTTGCAAAGGATTTGGGGCTAGACATCGGCTCTTTGACTGATCGTCGATTTCGAGTTGTTTCTGGAACTAAGGAAGCTTTCTTTGATGTAAACCAAGACAATGGAGCTCTGTATGTGCGCAAAAAAATCGACAGAGAGGAGCTATGTCAAGGAAGTGGGCAGTGTGTGATGGAATTGAAAGTTCTAGTTGAAAATCCGTTGGAAATGCACTATGTGACCGTGGAAATTACTGATGTGAATGATCACTCGCCTAGCTTTCCAGAAAAAGAACAGACATTTGATATAGGTGAGAATACGCTGCCAGGAAAGCGATTCCAGTTACATGCTGCTCGAGATCCTGACGCTGGAATATATTCAATTCGTACCTACATGCTAACATCAAATGATCACTTCGAAATAGATATCCGTTCGAGCGATGACGAAAAAATACCATTTTTAGTGTTGAAGAAGTCACTAGACAGAGAGCAAAAACAGAAACACTCACTACTGGTAACAGCAGTAGATGGAGGTAAACCACCACGATCAGGCACTCTAAATGTTTCAATAACTGTTCTTGACACGAACGATAACCGTCCAATATTTTCCCAGGAGATGTACGAAGTTACAATATTAGAAAACGTCCCTCTTGGcactaaaatatttaaaatgaatGCGACTGATCCAGATGAAGACTCAAACGGAGAAATTGAATACAGCCTTGGAAAAACCGTAAAGCGTAAAGTTTATGATATTTTCGATTTGGACAAATTAACAGGTGAAATCAAAGTAAAAGGAGCAGTGGACTACGAGGACACTGACGTTTATAAACTCGATGTGGAAGCGACCGATAAAGGGAGCCCTCCACTCACTGGTGAGTGCAGAGTcgttataaatataaaagatgtAAACGACAATCCCCCTGAAATAGAAATCACATCATTGTCAGATACCGTGTCTGAAGACTCAAAAGTTGGCACTGTTGTTTCACTGCTTAGTGTGACGGACAAAGATTCGGGGGTTAATGgcaaaataataacaacaataatgtcAGAAGGACCTTTTGAATTAAAACCGTCTTATAAGGAAAACATATATTCAGTTGTAACCAAACAGTTACTGGATCGAGAGGAAGTATCTCATTATGAAATAACAGTAAAAGCCTCCGACTGTGGTGAGCCTTCCTTATCCAGTTTCAAAACTTTTACGATTTTCGTATCAGATGTAAATGACAACAGTCCACATTTCTCCCAAAGTCCATTACAATTGTATCTGTCTGAGAATAATGTCGCTGGACTGCCAGTTTTCTCTGTAAGCGCAACGGACAGAGATTTGAATGAAAATGCAGCTATTTCATATCATATTGTGAGAGAAGGAAGTAGGACGGATATACTGTCTTTCCTAAACATTAATTCagataatggacaaatatccGCGTTGAAAAGTTTCGACTTTGAAACTCTGAAAACTTTCAGGT
Coding sequences within:
- the LOC133446991 gene encoding protocadherin alpha-8-like isoform X29, whose amino-acid sequence is MSCFWCAIHVVLHLLLGKQALAQIRFSVPEEVKEGTVVGNVAKDLGLDIGSLTGRRFRVVSGTKEAFFDVNQDNGALYVRKKIDREELCKGSGQCVMELKVLVENPLEMHYVTVEITDVNDHSPSFPEKEQTFDIGEHLLPGKRFQLHAARDPDAGKNSIRTYMLTSNDHFEIDIRPNDDDKIPFLVLKKSLDREQKHKHSLLVTAVDGGKPPRSGTLNVSITVLDTNDNRPIFSQEMYEVTILENVPLGTTIFKMNATDPDEDSSGEIEYSLGKTLKREVYDIFDLDKLTGEIKVKGAVDYEDTNIYKLDVEASDKGSPPLTGECRVVINIKDVNDNPPEIEITSLSDTVSEDSKVGTVVSLLSVTDKDSGVNGKIITTIMSEGPFELKPSYKENIYSVVTKQLLDREEVSHYEITVKASDSGEPSLSSFKTFTIFVSDVNDNSPHFSQSPIQFYLSENNVAGLPVFSVRATDRDLNENAAISYHIVREGSRTDILSFLNINSDNGQISALKSFDFETLKTFQFQVVATDSGSPSLSSNVTVNVFILDQNDNAPVILYPVSSNGSAEGVEEIPRNVNAGHLVTKVRAYDADIGYNGWLLFSLQEVKDHSLFGLDRYTGQIRTLRSFTETDEAEQKLIILVKDNGNVSLSATATVIVKPVEPKEAFAASDVKSATKDVEDDNVTFYLMITLGSVSVLFLISIIVLIAMQCSKSTEYTSKYLQEANYDGTLCHSIQYRSGDKRYMLVGPRMSIGSTIVSGSNANTLVLPDRRSQAVEPKAPNSDWRYSASLRAGGVMQSSVHMEESSVMQGAQGVLVQNWPTASSAADGEGGEVSPPMGAGVDSNSWHFRYGPGGPGGPPQHLKPGEVPPEAFIIPGSPAIISIRQNQGGEDDKSDFITFGKKEEAKKKKKKKKEKKDKKDKGKDDGDE
- the LOC133446991 gene encoding protocadherin alpha-8-like isoform X10, translated to MSCFWCAIHVVLHLLLGKQALAQIRFSVPEEVKEGTVVGNVAKDLGLDIGSLTGRRFRVVSGTKEAFFDVNQDNGALYVRKKIDREELCKGSGQCVMELKVLVENPLEMHYVTVEITDVNDHSPSFPEKEQTFDIGEHLLPGKRFQLHAARDPDAGKNSIRTYMLTSNDHFEIDIRPNDDDKIPFLVLKKSLDREQKHKHSLLVTAVDGGKPPRSGTLNVSITVLDTNDNRPIFSQEMYEVTILENVPLGTTIFKMNATDPDEDSSGEIEYSLGKTLKREVYDIFDLDKLTGEIKVKGAVDYEDTNIYKLDVEASDKGSPPLTGECRVVINIKDVNDNPPEIEITSLSDTVSEDSKVGTVVSLLSVTDKDSGVNGKIITTIMSEGPFELKPSYKENIYSVVTKQLLDREEVSHYEITVKASDSGEPSLSSFKTFTIFVSDVNDNSPHFSQSPIQFYLSENNVAGLPVFSVRATDRDLNENAAISYHIVREGSRTDILSFLNINSDNGQISALKSFDFETLKTFQFQVVATDSGSPSLSSNVTVNVFILDQNDNAPVILYPVSSNGSAEGVEEIPRNVNAGHLVTKVRAYDADIGYNGWLLFSLQEVKDHSLFGLDRYTGQIRTLRSFTETDEAEQKLIILVKDNGNVSLSATATVIVKPVEPKEAFAASDVKSATKDVEDDNVTFYLMITLGSVSVLFLISIIVLIAMQCSKSTEYTSKYLQEANYDGTLCHSIQYRSGDKRYMLVGPRMSIGSTIVSGSNANTLVLPDRRSQAVEFPPVDGELISINGGDTFTRTQTLPSKEKPKAPNSDWRYSASLRAGGVMQSSVHMEESSVMQGAQGVLVQNWPTASSAADGEGGEVSPPMGAGVDSNSWHFRYGPGGPGGPPQHLKPGEVPPEAFIIPGSPAIISIRQNQGGEDDKSDFITFGKKEEAKKKKKKKKEKKDKKDKGKDDGDE